gcagcacatcaacgcgctcaccgacaccacgcggtgagcacacacccgccctgctgcagcacatcaacgcgctcaccgacaccacgcggtgagcacacacccgccctgctgcagcacatcaacgcgctcaccgacaccacgcggtgagcacacacccgccctgctgcagcacatcaacgcgctcaccgacaccacgcggtgagcacacacccgccctgctgcagcacatcaacgcgctcaccgacaccacgcATCATCAGACATTTAcagacgatgttttccttcaccgctgagcacgagatgaattataaagtcaaattaagcacatgaatcagcggtgcttgcctgggtttgagcctgcaatcatcggttaagatgcacgcgttctaaccactgggccatctcgactctagactcatattagtattgtattattattgtactaCTTTTTTAAACCTCTTGCGAATACAGATGTTTCAATCCTTCAAATGTGCAGGGATAAGTGCGTCCCTCGGACTCTCAAGTCGGTGCCGTGGGTGATGAAGCAGGTCGCCAACAACGGCGTGCTGACGTTCGTGGAGGCGAAAGACACGGACGGGTACGTGGGCAGGTTCGGTGCCCGGGTCAAGCAGGAGAGGGAGAACTATCAAGTTAAGGTGAATTAGGTTTGATTAAGTAGAATTAAAGGTTTCATGAAAAAaattactcggtggtagggctttgtgcaagcccgtctgggtaggtaccacccactcaccagttattctaccgccaaataacagtactcagtatttttgtgttccggtttgaagggtgagtgagccagtgtaactacaggcacaagggacgtaacatcttagttcccaaggttggtggcacgttgacgatgtaaggatagttaatatttcttacagcgtcattgtctatgggtgatggtgaccacttaccatcaggtggtccatatgctcgtccgccaacctattccataaaaaaagacattacggtaaaaataaaagatatttgtCGGAGATGTCAACAATACAGGAGTTGATTTGATGAGCTGCAAGCGTTGTTAGTATTGTATAATGCATCGACGTTGGTCACTTCAGTGCTAGCCGCCGTAGAGACAACTCGTCTGGGATCTGTCTTACGACTcgtaattattgaaatttaaaaagtatatcgTTTGAGTGATTACAGAACGGTTATTTTTACCCGTACCTACATTACACCCATACACAATGTGTTTGTGATGGTGAGGACACTCAGTTAGAACAACTACAACtacttttgtataaaatataatatactagcgcgCTGCCCCGGCCTCGCataggtgcaatactgatactaaatatactacagaatttgttgatTTAAGACTTTAGAAACtcctaaattatcaatgtttcttttctatattgtctatgaattattaacaaaacctttctctcaaaaaaaaaaaccacatcaaataccgttgcgtaatttgaaagatctgttttaatttttatgttttacagtataggttagcggaggagcatataagccacctgatggaaagtggtcaccatcacccatagacaatgacgctataagtaatatcaactattccttacatcgtcagcgtgccaccaaccttgggaactaagatgttatgtcccttgtgcctgtagttatactggctctatctaagcatacatagggacttcagcggtaagcgactttgtttaatactatgtaatgattgttTCAGATCGAAGTGGGTCCGGGTCTCGGAGCATACGAGGCGTCGATGTCGTACGTCGTGAAGGAGGACAGATATGAAATCAATACGAGAGATATTTCGCGGACGAACGCGTGAGTTTGCTATattttgacgatctccgtggtcgagtggtatgtacaccggttttcatgggtacgccactccgaggacccgggttcgattcccggccgagtcagtgtcagattatcattagttttctatgttgtcttgggtctgggtgtttgtggtaccgtcgttacttctgatttttcataacacaagtgctttaactacttacattgggatcagagtaatgtatgtgatgttgtctcatatttatttatatatttattttataaatttatatataatatacttatatataagaaGTCTATATGTAAAATGACTTGCCGTTTATATTGAATCAGACTTTTTAGATTGACTTAACATATATTAGAGatagtatttatgtaaataaacgcACACATTCATACATTTTAAGAACACATTCAAAGCATTGTATTATATAACCTATTTCCCAtggtaaatgtttatataatacaaaaaaaaaataccattttgttctattgtattatatgaatagtagtttttttactttttattttactcgtTCGTAAGGCTTTTGGGCAAGTTCTGAGTAACATAACACCTACTGATCGTACATTCTACCGCTAGATagcaatgcttagtattgtCATGTTAtagtttgaagtgtgagtgagccagtgtcatcTCCAGACATAattaacataacatcttagttcccatggttgatATTGCattagtgatgtaaggaatggttaatacatcgtcaatgtttaCACTGACCATGATGACACAATTGACTGTTTGcctaaaaatatcaattttttttatggtatagggtAGCGGACAGACAGatggacctgatggtaagtgggcaccatcacccatagacaatgacgctgtaagaaatattaagtattccttacatcgtcaatgcgccaccaaccttgggaactaagatgttatgtctcttgtgcctgcagttacactggctcaatcacccttcaaaccggaacacaacaatactgagtactgttatttggcggtagaataactgatgagtgggtggtacctacccagacgggcttgcacaaagccctaccaccagtaGAACACAcacttagtatttataatattagtaaggataTAGTAATAATGACATTTTGTATGTGTTTCAGTTACAGCAACGAGCCAGACTGTATAAGCGCGACTCACCCTCACCTCAACAAGTACTGCTACTGCCGCGACCACCTACAGTAACGCTGCAGTGAGACCTGCTAAGATTCAAACCGCATGTCTGGGTACCGCTTTACATATTAAGTCGTGTAGATTTTATTTCGTACACGTTAATTACCATTAGGTCTTAAGTTATTGCgcttttttgattattatttttttatttataaggtacatattaaaacatatttgatattttaaggtttaaaccaaaaacatactatatatacatacataggatGAATTTTTCaagtatgttaattattattattttttaagtagtgTGACCTAGCTCGTTTACATTTCGTACGCGGTGACCATTCTTGAGACGAGTGTTAATTCCTAAATGTcggtaataggctatttgacaatgcgaaaaacgaaacttgaaaataatacttaatttattcaaaaatccataaataaaaatggattttttcaaacgtttgtcacgtgacacaaaacgctcctgattagccgggcttatgatgaagtcactttcttgtaaactttgcttttctactatatgtaccacagattaaaatacagtaaagtgacgtcaccgaccccattgcagcgccatattgtccaagtagcgtttttgcgcgctatttaaatatggaaattttaatatgatatttttcggtaaatatgtgctagaaataaaaaatcaatttttactgggttccttaacttctactaaataatattaaatggattttaaaaaccagtcaaatagcctattatcctGGCTCACGATTTTTcccaccaccgagcacgagatgaactataaacaaaaattatgcaCATACAAATTCaccggtgcttacctgggtttgaacccgcattcatccgTTAAATGCACTTGTTTTAATCTCTGGACCACCTCGACTCATACAGGATTTTATTACAAGAACATTCTACCACCCAGTGCCtctcaatatttattcatgaatctcattggttaaaatttcaattataatatatactagctgtgcccgtgaccttgtacgcgtttgaatttaacaaaaaaataaatgatatcagTTAtataccagtgaaagtcccatcaaaattggaccaaccgttccagagattagctggaacaaacagacagacaaaaattgtaaaaaatgttattttggtatatgtaccgtgtatacatacatatgcattgagtaaaaaagggctatttttaatattacaaacagacactccaattttattatatgtatagatttatataatagttttatttatattaataataatacaagcgTACTCGAAAAATTCATTCTATATATAATCTGTTAAGTCTCGATAACGTTGTTCCTCTCGCCTAATATTATGTTGtttaatgtaagtttaatttctatttgtataaaacaaaaaccattATTTAATACCAAGCAGATCTATAACTAGTCGTAATTACTGaagtttctatatattttaagatattattatattgtatgtttatttatttcactaaaaCATACTACAAAGATATGATGCTATTACAAGATATATAAGGCAGGGTGCCTTCCTATATGTCTGATACACTACAAAAAAATGTTGACGCAACATTGTAAAAgcgaatttcatttttaatatggtCAAAGTGAATTTGGGCTCATTGCAATTTGAAACTTATTAAAAGGATAATAAGTCATAAATCAACAcagcaaataaaaaatagatatgtCTTGGGACACCCGCTCGAAACGAAATAACATAACagatactatttaataaattatgtattaaatcaatgtaaaatgtcaaaataacaaataataagtttattaaacCGTAAATTAAAGAAGTAGACTGAAAGAAAGAGAGGAAAAAGTAGCTGTTTCATTTTCACTTTACTGTAAAACGCGTGATAAATCTTagttcaaaaaaaataaattagtttccCTTCTAGTGTTTTCAATTGCGtgtaaacagttttttttttatttatttataactagtagTCGAcacagacagagtcactttctcatttaaatattaatatagatttgagCCTAAAGGACATAGATTGGACTCGAAAAATTActaaatttcttattatactTGGACAAATAAACTTGTCGCAACAGGCAGCTATGTATGGGTATCTAAAtagcgaaaataataataacgaaaatatatatattaaaactttttaaataaaactagttataatggattttaatcgcgtatattaattattttggacatcccgacgtttcgagcactttacagcgttcgtgtctacccgtgaccacgttatacaaatccgttataactagttttatttaaatgtgtaataatcgcgaaaatttaagacaacattatatattaaaatattgtttttgcacTTTAAAATGATTGCTATATAGAAATAtgaatctttttaaattatttaaagcaatTTGTTCCTTCGtaagtacaaaatattataatttagaatataaagCTGACGGCTTGTCATTTACTCTTATATGTCACCGTTACTTTttcgtttacttggtggtagggctttgtgtaagcccgcccggctaggtaccactcactcatcagatattctaccgctaaacaacaataggcagtattgttgtgttccggtctgaagggtgagtgagccagtgtaactacaggcacaagggacataacatctttgttcccaaggttggtggcacattgacgatgtgagtagagtatgatttttttaattttttttatagtctaagttggcggacgagcatatgggccacctgatggtaagtggtcaccatcacccatagacaatgacgctgtaagaaatattaagtattccttacatcgtcaatgtgccaccaaccttgggaactaagatgctatgtcccttgtgcctgtagttacactggctcactcacccttcaaaccggaacacgacaatactgagtactgttgtttggcggtagaataactgatgagtgggtggtacccacccagacggacttgcacgaagccctaccaccaagtttataGATAATATCTATAAATCATACTGTACTTGTGTGATATCTTCTAATTAACGGTTGGTTCGATTTCAATGATTCAATGAGTCTTTGTGTCGCTTCGATCGGGAAtgttatgtagttatattttaCAACGGAACGAAGTCGGGACGACAAGCTACTTACTATACTATTTTACCCCAGTTTCATTTGCTTTAGACGGAAATTTCATATTCTTGTAAAGAATATGTTGatcttgaataaaaatgtaaacgtatatttatttaataatttaagttgtatatttaatttaataacgctGAAAAAAGCACAAATTAATCTCATATATTAAgttgaaaagaaatataaataaaaacaatgtttctGCTGAccgtattaataattaataatgttcttTCTGACGTTCTATTGGCACGCATATGTAATTAAGGGTATAGATCATGATGTAAATTGCTTTATGGTGAATCATCATAGTGAAATTAAAATCAGACTTtgattttaactatttatttgtaagtaataaaaactgtgaaatatgttgtaattttctttttatccttataaggtatcattttaaATTGCTATGATAGCTCACTCAactttcaaatcggaacacaaaaacACTTGTTACTACTgctcaatttataataataatatttattccacaaaaatcatctttataaacaattatatagcCATCAAACGAAACAGATCAAATACTGACTATCCCAGctaggctaattaaataacCCATGTTAAGGATATAATCGGTTCtctcaaatacaaataataatataaaacaaacaaaatcagAAGAAAACCAAAACAGTGGGTTCTTACTAATCTTAActgtaatttaaattagaaaggagtttttataataagttaagatcattttatttattatgacctAATGTGCCATTTGTAATGTCATGTTGCTACTAATACCAGTAACAAGCTTTCGATTGATCAACTGTCAACCTTTCAACACAGATaagttattaagaaaataatgaatacGTACACGTaggaaatagattaaaaataaaaaaaatatatgttttaaaaagcgatttttattaaaaatatttacagattacaaaatatgttactaaaaataacatttcttatagTAACTAGTGTGTTTACTGCCCTCATTTATTCGCAATTTAATTGcgtttattaatacaaaactatgccttacaaatatttatataacgtatataaatacctatatactatttattacgtTCACAATCCATTATCATAGCCAAGTCGTCAAACAAAAGTACTTAATAATCTGTGGGCTACCAgagataatgaaaattataatataatcttttgactaattatatcatcaatataatttcatagtCTGTTAAGCTATGATgtcgaaatttatttaaaaaaagaataaaactgTAGAAatccgttttaaataaataagtatgaatttagaaatgattaaaagtttaatatggTCCACTAGAATATTGATCCTCGTAACCTGATTGGCTGTTACCATTGTAGCCTGCGCGTGCGCCGGTGTCTTCGTACGATATTCTTGGTTTGTAGCCATCTTGGTCAGCTTCGTATTGTACGGTCtgcaaagaaatatttatttaaatttcaggcGGTTATTACCGCAGATATGATATTAAGAACATTCATTTGGactggtttgtttttttttgtaggaATATATTTACGATCGTAGAAcataatgtcaaaataaacaaaatagtaaatGCCTGTCAGAACCCGACTGAGTTATGTGGGATTAACCAATCAAACCTGGGCGATTGCTATTTAGTCTGAGAATTCAGATCACAGCCTGTTGAATAGAGTACCGCCTACATTACTGCGCTGTATATGTACTACTAAgtattcgcccgcggcttcgttcatGTTACAtattgttggttgtcatgtgttagacttAAGAGTCGCCTATGTACTTTCTAAaaattcaagcttgcttcataacaaatctcatcaaattcggttcagcggttaggtcatgaaagagcgtcagacagtcagttactttcacatttataatattaatatagatgtattattataaaagcatattattcgatacaagatacctgttgacttccaagcaggatatattaatttaaataattgtatttaattaacatgactttgtatttattaaatgttaaaaaagagtaactactgagtttcttgccggttcttctcggtagaatctactttccgaaccggtggtagctgcacttaattgtaaaatgacgattcaaaagtgcttgtaaaagcctacttgaataaagtttattttgattttgattaacatTCAGCAAATTAcaatccactgctggacataatgTCCCAAAAGTGTTCCATACTTCAGATTCTCCTCACCAGACCGTTATCTTCAGATCATAAGTatagtatacattatattattcacCTGTTTTCTACCATCGGGCAGCAGAACGTAATACAATCCCTCAGCCCTGTCTCCTTGCCTTGACTCCCGGTGACCGAAATCGTTGCCCGAATACGCGTCCTTTACCATATATTCGAAGTTGTAGTTTGCTGGTTCCTGTGAAATGATTAGAatagaattaatattgtttaataggGTATTATACGATGTTTGAAGAAGTACTTTAAAAGATTGATTTTCCTAATACAAATCCacgaaaaatatacattttttaaaaggaaattGTATTTTAAGCTTTTCTTATTTTCTCAAAACCACGTTTAGGTCACGTgatatacagataaaaatgttacgacttttaatttcaatataataaattaataaagatctTTCATGACTCAAAatcgatatatttaagtatatttcttaattgttatcaaatttcgtaatttatttttatatatataatatttgtgaaAGTATCTGTACATTTTAACAATGAATAAGCAACTGTAGTAAGACATAAcgcagatgtagcatcggcaaattcaataaaaccgatttcttatttcttacccgatttatacaactaagctctctatcgcgccattcgacgctattcgttgctatagattttcgcgtcagttcatgctaatattaatgattaagtACTAACCCCATTGCTGCCATCATCGTATCCGCCGCCAGGAGGCAGATATTGTCGGCTCTGCTGGTTGTAGTTGTTTCCTGTTACAATAAGATTGTCATATAAATCTCAacaaactacgcaacggattttaatgtggtTTTCTTCAATAAATAGATGAttttttacatgtataatagAAGCATATACGAGAAAAGctaagattttaagatttttttttatatttgttctatTTAAGTTGTATATACCAAAAGAGTTGTTGTAGTTATATAGAACCTTGTTGTACCCGTGTGAAGATGGGGCGAGTAGCTAGTATATTATGTgttcttctgatttatatatatatatatatatatatatttatattttagagaaTGGCAAAAGTATATTACCTCGTCCGGTACCAGGAGTTCCATATTGTTGAGAGGGGGTGTTGTATTGAATTCCACTACCGGCTTGGCCAAAACTTTGACCTTGGTTTGGCAAACCGTATTGATTTGATGGAGCTTGATATTGGCTTGTTGGGGCTTGGTACTGGTTTGTTGGGGCTTGGTACTGGCTTGTTGGGGCTTGGTACTGGTTTGTTGGGGCTTGATATAGGCTGGTTGGTGATTGGGAATTAGAACGAGGGAGACCATATTGGTTGGAAGGAGGTAGGTATTGGGAGTTGGGGCGAGATCTGGATGGAGCACCATATGTAGAGGAAGGTTGCCTGAAACGGTAAAAGTTatacatagtaaataaatttgGCTACAGCGATTTATTACATACCCACTTCTAACATAAGCTTTAGGCGTAATTAGTGGAGGGGGGAGGGGTTGTTTAAAagccgagatgggccagtgaTTAAATCGAGTGCATCTTAGCCaaagattgcaggttcaaagccaggctagcatcactgaatattacAGTcgtctcgtgcttggcggtgaaggaaaacatcgtgatgaaacctgcatctgttttattacattaaaattctccacatgtgtattcctccaaccttctcctcaaaagtgaGAGCAGTGggttacaggctgttgttgttggggGGGGGCATGTATTACAAAGCATTATCTCCTTTAAACAGGGATTGTgagtattctataaaatattttgtataagtacCTGAATGCAGCTCCGTTTTGCGCCTGACTTCCGAAGCTCGGGGTTCCGTATGTTGTTGAAAGTGAAGATCCTCTGTTTTGTCCTTGTGGGGGTAGGTATCTGGAATGGAAAATCAATCATGAGTAATTAATGCGATGAAATAACTATTAACACCAAAAATTATGTACATGACACAggagtataatttaattaatgtattgtcaTACTCtgcaatactaaataaatagaatattcgTTAATACTTTTCTTTATATACTAGAGCAACGAGATTGATGATGCTGCGCTTAAAGAGCTGAAAGCAGCGAAATGCCTTACTTAATGTAATATAAGTCCAGTCAGTAAAGCCCAAAATCCCTAAAAAAGTCAGAAATCTGCGAAATTTTGTAGGTTTTATAGGAAGGTAAGCCTTACCGTATGGTTTTGCATCGTCTTGAGTTGAAGGGAAAGGTTGAAAACGGATGAAAAGcgttttttgttaatatgtgCAAAATTACCTATTAACTGGAGGCTCTGCTAAAGTTGAAGCGATGAGAAACACACTCGCTATGAAGATCTGAAAAATGAAtgagtaagtaaagtaaagtaacagcctgtaaatttcccatagctgggataaggtctcctcttccattaaacaTGGAAtatgggtttggaacatattttaccacgctgttccaaatgcgggttggtggaatgcacatgtggcagaatttcgatgaaattagatacatgcaggtttcctcacgatgttttccttcaccgccgagcacgagatgagattataaacataaattaagcacatataaatagtggtgcttgcctgggttttaacccacactcgtcagttaagatgcacgctttctaaccactgggccatatcagctctctCAGCTTAtctaagcttatccttacttattgccattttttttgttttgtatggtGTAGTATGAGATTCTGTCTCGATATATAATCTAAAGGCAAAGGTTATGACTCCGTATATATAAAGATCTAAGGGGTCGTAAGTTAGCGTATTCATAAACTAAGTCGTACGTAAGATTACTGTTAtctaaagtattaaataattgacCCCTTGACATgtaggtaattaataaataatatgatatagagtaactataaaattgctatgatGCTAAATTGTTGCAGcaaccatcccgcattggagcagcgtggtggaatatgcttctaacCTTTTCCTTAAAGGGAAACCAAACCTTTTCCCAGCAGTGGACTATTTACATACAAGCTCttactattgtattataattatgcaTAATTAGTTGTAACTATTCCGGTCAAAACTACACTGACTGACTGACTACATAATAAACACACCGTGTGAGCCGGTTATATGAAAAACGACAGCTTGAGGtttgtttttgaaaatgtattctCTAAAAATGTTAAGCGCATATATTGCATTTAATTGTTGTTATAGCTTTTgtttgtacttaaataaatcaaattattaatttcgatcGCCTCcaagctgtttcaaataacgaaaatacatttgttgttattgtatgaaACCAATTgtaaagcatttaaaaaaatatatgtatttcttatcCAGTTCATCTAGGTATACATTTCCGAAGCGGTGGCAGAtctttgactatcaataagcaagtgtgatcacttttatattgaataaacatttttgattttaacTTTGATTCGCCCgtcgagtttttttttatggtataggttggcggacgagcatgtgggccacctgatggtaagtggtcaccatcgcccatagacaatgacgctgtaaggaatattaaatattccttacatcgtcaatgtgccaccaaccttgggaactaaggtgttatgtcccttgtgcctgtagttacattggctcactcacccttcagaccggaacacaacaatactgagtactgttatttggcggtagaataactgatgagtgggtggtgtctacccagacggccttaaaaaagttaaatacgGTATGATCAAAACACAAGTATGTGGACGGTATATCTAGTGAA
This DNA window, taken from Vanessa cardui chromosome 26, ilVanCard2.1, whole genome shotgun sequence, encodes the following:
- the LOC124540765 gene encoding pro-resilin-like; amino-acid sequence: MKIFIASVFLIASTLAEPPVNRYLPPQGQNRGSSLSTTYGTPSFGSQAQNGAAFRQPSSTYGAPSRSRPNSQYLPPSNQYGLPRSNSQSPTSLYQAPTNQYQAPTSQYQAPTNQYQAPTSQYQAPSNQYGLPNQGQSFGQAGSGIQYNTPSQQYGTPGTGRGNNYNQQSRQYLPPGGGYDDGSNGEPANYNFEYMVKDAYSGNDFGHRESRQGDRAEGLYYVLLPDGRKQTVQYEADQDGYKPRISYEDTGARAGYNGNSQSGYEDQYSSGPY